GCCAGCGCCACCCGCTGTGGATCGCGTGAGTTCCACGCGTCCTCGGCCTTGCGGACCTTCTCGACGGCGGTTTCGTAGGTGAACGGAGGCAGGGGAGGTCGGAGTTCGGACATGAGGCATCTCCTGGGAGGGAGAGAGGGGGCGCGTAGCTAATGAAAACCCCTGCTCGCGCGCAACCCCATCCAGTCGGGTTCCGCCCAGCAGAAAGACTCCTCGTTCGGCCCGAGGCAATTCCAACTCGATGTTCACGCGAGCAAGCCGGGCTTGTGGGCCATCGAGCCCCACATCGGCTGGGAGGGAGGCGGCGCCATGTGCGAAGAGCGCCTGGTGGTCGAACCGGAGCGTGCGTATTGGTTGGATGACGATGTGCCACGGGTGAACGGCATCGCCAGGCAGGTGGGCCATGGTGCGTAGGAGGATGGGCTTGGTGGGAGGGCTCGTGGTCGTGGTCCTCGGAGCCTGGTTGCTCAGCGCGCCACCGGCGCATATCCGTCCGGCCGAGGCCTATGTCCTGCCGGAGCCCAGCGCGGCGCTCCTCGCGGTCAAGGCGACCGGCGATGACGTGGGAGCGGCGGGCGTGCTGGGGCCGACGGTGCCCGGACACGACGACGTGGTGCTGCAGGAGGAGCGCGGCCAGGCATTCATCACCGCCCGAGACGGCTGGATCTGGCGGCTGGAGCTCGGCAGTGGCAAGGCCGAGCGCTTCGTGCGGACCCCCCTCGTGGCGTCCGGCGCGAAATTCCTGCCTGGGGATCCAGACCGGATGCTGTTCTGTGCCTCGCATCTCCATGGGTTCCGGCCGGAGCACGACGCCGCCGTGGGCGTCTATGAACTGCGCCCGTCCACGCGGGAGATACGAGCCGTCGCCCTGCGGGTTCCCCTGCCTCCACCCCTGAAGCCAACGGGAGGACGAGGCGAGGGCACGGTGTACCCCCTCGCGTCCACCCCCGCGCTGCGCTTCGCCGACATGACCGAGGCCAACAGCCGGCCCTTGGCGTTCTGCAACGACCTGGACATCAGCGAGGACGGTCAACGCCTCTATGTGTCGGAGCCCTATGACTATCCCGGCGCGGCCATGGGGCATGAGGCGAGCTTCCGCGAGGCCATCACCCTGGCGCGCAACGGACGGCTGTGGATGTTCGATCTGGAGAGCCAAAGCGCTCGACTGGTGGCCCAGGACTTCCATTTCGTCGACGGAGTCCTGCTGGACCCTGGTTCCAAATCCGCCCAGGGCGGCACTGGAATGGAGGAGTCCATCCTCATCTCCGAGACGCCCAAGTTCCGGCTGTTGCGCTTGTTCGTGGGGGGCCCCAAGGCAGGCACCGCCGAGATCCTGCAAGAGGGCCTGCCAGGAATGCCAGACGGGCTGAGCCGGGATGAGCGCGGGCGCATCTACGTGGCGCTCTATCGTGGCCGCCCCAGGAGCGCGGCATGGATTCACGCGAACCCGTGGATCAAACCGCTGCTCTTGAGATTGCCGCCCGCCTTGTTCCCCATCTCGCACGAGACGGGCTACCTGGTGCTGGATCCAAGTGGCAGACAGCCCCTCTACCTGACCCTGCACGACGGGCAGCGCGTCCGCTCCATCTCCAAGGTCAACCCGGGCCGAGAGGGCATCTTCCTGGCGAGCTTCGACCACGACAACCAGGGCGTGCATGTCGTCGGCTATCCCGCCGTGCTGACGCGCCAACAGGGGAACCCACCCAGCGGAGCGGCTTCCGGAAGATAGCGGCCTCACGGCCTCCCCCTCCCAAGGGCGAGGAGCAACTCCGGGAATGCCCCCTCGGCAGGTTCTCGGGGGCACACCATGCGCTCCTCCTCCCGTGTGGGTTGCGCGTGCACTCGAACACGTATGATCCGAAGTGCTGGCGCGACGCCGTCATTGAGACGGGTTCTCGCCCACGAGGGTCCTCCGCATGTTGGACATACCGGGTTATAGGGTTCTCGGCGCCATCCGAGCGATGGGCTCCAACGTGCTGTTCCAGGCGGTGCGCGAGGCCGATGCCCTACCCGTCATCATCAAGACGCCGATCGCCGCCTCGCCAGGTCCCGTCGAGAACGAGCGGTACCGGCGGGAGTTTGGAATCCTGCAGCGGCTGAAGGACGTGCGGGGCGTGGCCAGGCCCTATGCCTGCGAGCGACTCCACGAGCGGCCCCTGCTCCTGCTCGAGTGGGTGCTCGGCCAACCCCTGTCAGAGCTCACGGGTCAGCCCATGGAGCTCTCCCGGTTCCTGCACCTGGCCATCTCCCTGGCGTCCACCCTGGGGGAAGTCCACTCCCGCAACGTCATCCACAAGGACATCAAACCCTCGAACATCATCGAGGAGCCGTCGGGGGATGCACGGCTCATCGACTTCGGTGTGGCCACGCTGCAGCAGGTGGAGCACCTGGACGCGGCGCCGACGCATCTGGTGGAGGGCACGCTGGCGTACATGTCGCCGGAGCAGACGGGGCGGATGAACCGCGCGGTGGACTACCGCACGGACTTCTACTCGTTGGGAGTGACCTTCTACGAGCTGCTGATAGGGCAGCGCCCCTTCCAGGGACGGGATGCGCTCGAATGGTTCCACGCGCACATGGCGCAAAAGCCCAGACCTCCGCATGAGCTGAATCCGCAGGTGCCGCCGGCCTTGTCCGCCATCGTGCTCAAGCTCCTGGCCAAGGTGGCCGAGGAGCGCTACCAGAGCGCCGAGGGACTCAAGGCGGACCTGGAGCGCTGCCGCGAGGCGCTGAGCCAGAGCGAGCAGGAGGAGTTCGTGTTGGGGACGCGCGACACGCCCAACCGGTTCCAACTGCCGCAGCGGCTCTACGGGCGCGAAGCGCAGGTGGCCACCCTGCTCGAGAGCTTCGAGCGGGTGGCCCAGACGAGCGAGCCGGAGTTGCTCCTGGTCAGCGGATACTCGGGCATCGGCAAGTCCTCGGTGGTGAACGAGCTGTACAAGCCCGTGGTCCAGCGCCGCGGCGTCTTCCTGCGTGGCAAGTTCGACCAGTTCCAGCGAGACATTCCCTACGCCACCCTGGCGCAGACCCTCCGCGAGCTGGTGCAGCAACTGCTCGCGGGGAGCGACGAGGAGCTCGCCCGGTGGCGCGAACAGGTGAACCGGGCCTGGGAAGGCAAGGGCCAGGTGCTCGTGGAGCTGGTGCCCCAGTTGGAAATCCTGGCGGGCCCGCAACCCGCGCTCCAGGAACTGTCCTCCAACGAGGCGCAGCACCGCTTCTACCGGGTGGTGCGCCAGTTCCTCTCGGTGTTCGCCACCCGGGAGCACCCCATGGTGGTGTTCCTGGATGACTTGCAGTGGGCGGACCCGGCCAGCCTCCAGCTGCTCGGACATCTGCTGTCGCATCCCCAGCCGGAAGCCCCGCCGGTGCTCTGGATTGGCGCCTACCGGGACAACGAGGTGGGCCCCACGCACCCTCTCCTGCCGATGCTGCGCGAGGTGCTCGCGGCGCGGACCCGGCTGGTGGACATCCGGCTGGAGCCGCTGAGCGTGGCTCAGGTGGAGCACCTGGTGGGAGATGCGTTGCCAGGAGCGGAACGGGAGGCCATCGCCCCGCTCTCGGCGCTGGTGCACGAGAAGACGGGAGGCAACCCCTTCTTCCTGATGCAGTTGCTGGTGGCACTCCACCAGGATGGTCTGCTGGTGCGGGTGCCCGAGGGAGGATGGCGGTGGGATGCCGAGGGAGTACGGGCCCGGGACTACTCGGAGAACGTCGTCGACTTCATGGTGGGCAAGCTGCGCCAGTTCCCCCCGGGCACGCAGCACCTGCTGCGGCTGGCCGCGTGCGTGGGCACCCACTTCACCCTCCAGATGCTGGGCACCCTCGCCGGCCTGGGACAGCTGGAGGAGGTGGAACAGGGGCTCGAGCCCGCGCTCCAGGAAAGCATGCTGGTGCGCTCCGGCCCGGAGCAGTACCGCTTCCTGCATGACCGCATCCAGCAGGCGGCCCACTCCCTCGTCTCCCAGGAGGAGCAGAAGGCCATCCACCTGCGCATCGGCCGCCTGCTGCTCCAGAGCCTGACACAGGAGCAGGTGCACGAGTCGCTCTTCGACGTGGTGAGCCAGCTCAACGCCGGCGTGGAGCTGATGGAGGAGGCCGCGGAACGCCACCAGCTCGCGCGGTTGAACGCCGAGGCGGGACGCAAGGCCGCGGCCGCGGTCGCGCTCCGCCCCGCCCTCAGCTACCTCGAGATGGCCTTCACGCTCATCCCGGGAGACCCCTGGGAGACGGACCCCGAGCTGGCCTTCAAGGTACGGCTCGCGCGGGCCAGATGCGAACTGCTGAGCAGCAACATCGCCGAGACGCGCCAGCTCACGGAGGAGCTGCTGTCCCGCGCGCGGAGCCGTGCGGACATCACCGCCGCGTATTGCCTGAAGAATGACATCGGCCTCGTCACGGGCGACATCCAGGGCGCCGTCACCTGCATGCTGGAATGCCTCGACGTGCTGGGCATGCCCATCTCACGCCACCCCACCCAGGAGGAGGCGATCGCCGCCCACGACGAGGTGTGGGCGCTGCTGGGAAAGCGCTCCATCGAGAGCCTCATCGATCTGCCGCCCATGACGGATCCGGACATGAAGCTGGTGATGGGGGTGCTCGCCTCGCTCTTCGGACCGGCCTACTTCAGCGATCACCACCTGCTCATCATCGACCTGAGCCGCATGGTGTCGCTGACCCTCCGCTACGGCTTCTCGGAGGCCGCGGTGCTGGGAATCTGCTGGTTCGGGGTGCTGACCAGCTCCTACTTCAAGCGGTACCGGCAAGGCGAGGCCCTGGGCCAGCTCGCGTGCGAGCTCATCGAGCGGCACGACCTGCCCGATCGCCGCACGCGGGTGCTCTTCGGGGTGCAATACACCGACTACTGGACCCGTCCCATCCACCTCGTGCACGAGATTTCCCTGCGCGGCTTCCGGGACGATCTCCAGTCCGGGGACTACCTGAACGCCAGCTTCTTCTGCCACATGATCGTCCAGAACCGTCTGGCCATGGGGCACAACCTCAAGGACGTCTACGAGGAAGCGGTCTCGCGCGGCGAGTTCGTGAACAAGGCGGGGGTCGTGGATGCGATGGACATGCTCCTGAGCTACCAGGCCTACGTGCAGCAGATGCGCGGGCTCTCGCGCTCCTTCGACACGTTGAGCGGGGGCGACTTCGATGAGCAGGCCTTCGAGGCCACCCGGCAGATTCCCGCGCGCATGGGCACCATGCGGTGCGTCTATTGGATCGTGAAGCTCCAGTCGCGCTTCATGTGCGGCGCCTACGCGGAAGCCCTGGAGGCGGCGAACAAGGCGTCCGAGCTGCTCTGGTCCATGCACGGCATGCTCTTTCTCAGGGAGTACCAGTTCTTTCGCGCCCTGAGCCTGGCCGCGTGCTTCGAGGGAGCCTCGCCCGAGGAACAGCGGCGCTATCTCGAGGCCATCCAGGTCCACCAGCGGCAGCTCGCGGACTGGGCGGAGCATTGCCCCGAGAACTTCCACGCGCTCGAGCAGCTCGTGTCCGCGGAGCTGGCGCGCCTCGCGGGCCGGGCGGACGAGGCCACACGCGCCTATGAAGAGGCCATCCGCTCGGCGCGGGAGAACGCTGCCCCCCAGTACGTGGGACTGGCCAGCGAACTCGCGGCCAACTTCTGGCGCACGCGGCAGGCCTCGGTGGTCGCCCATGCTTTCGCGAGAGAAGCCCGGGCGGCGTACCTGCAGTGGGGAGCCCTGGGCAAGGTGCAGCACCTGGAATCCCAGTGGCCCCACGTCGCGTCCTCGGCGGACGCCGAGGAGGCATTGACCACCCACAGCACGGCCTCGACCCGCATCGACGCGCTCACCGTCGTCAAGGCCCAGCAGGCCGTCTCCAGCGAGATCGTGCTGGAGAATCTGGTGACGACGCTGCTGCGCGCGGCCATCGAGAACGCGGGCGCCCAGAGCGGCGCCCTGCTGCTGCCGGAAGGCAACACGCTCTCGGTGGCGGCCATCTCCGGGACGTCGCCGGAGGGGGCAACGCACGAGTTGCCATGGACGATCCTGTCCTATGTCCGGCGCACCCGGGAGCACGTGCTCATTGGCGACGCCTCCAAGCCCCACCCGTTCTCGGCCGATCCCTCCCTGGCGCGTGGCGGAGCGCGCTCGGTGTTGTGTCTGCCCCTGATGAAGCAGGAGCAGTTCTCCGGAGCGCTGTATCTGCAGAACAACCTGGCCACCAATGCCTTCAGTCCGGCGCGCCTGGCGCTCCTGGGACACATCGCCTCACAGGCGGCCATCTCCATCGAGAACGCGCGGCTGTACGCGGACGTGCAACGCGCCCGGACGGAGCTGCGCCGGGCCAATGAGGAGCTGGAGCGGCGGGTGGAGGAGCGCACGCGCGAGCTCAAGCAGGCCCAGGCCCGTCTGGTGGACACCGCGCGCGAGGTGGGCATGGCCGAGGTGGCTTCCAACGTGCTGCACAACGTGGGCAATGTGCTCACCAGCGCCGTCGTCAACCTGGAAATGATGCGCCAGGCCGTGGGCTCCTCCCGCGTGGGCCGGCTGAAGCAAGCCACGACCCTGCTGATGGAGAACCAGGCGAACCTGGTGGAGTTCCTCGCGGAGGGCTCGCGCGGCAGCCGCCTGCCGGAGTACCTCTCGGTGGTGGCCGACGAGCTGGTGCGGGAACAGACCCGCCTCATGGAGGACATGGATGCGATGGGCCGGCACATCGACCACATCCGCGCCATCGTCCAGGTGCAGCAGACGTACGCGCGCAACGCGTTGATGACGGAGGAGTGCGATCTCGCCCAGCTCATCGATGATGCCCTGCGCATCCAGATGGAGACGCTGCAACGTCATGGCGTCAGCGTCCAACGCGAGCTGGCGGTGCTCCCCAAGGTGAGGGTGGACAAGCACAAGGTGTTGCAGATCCTCATCAACCTGCTCAGCAATGCCCGTCACGCGCTGGAGGCCATGCCCGAGGGGAATCGTCACCTGTGGGTGAGACTGAGCGCGGCGGGGCCGGTGGCTCGCATCCAGGTGGAGGACGACGGGATGGGCATCGCTCCCGAGGTGAAGGGCAAGCTCTTCACGCACGGCTTCACCACGCACAAGAATGGCCACGGCTTCGGGCTGCACTCGAGCGCGCTGGCGGCGCAGATACTCAATGGACGCCTGACGCTCGAAAGCAATGGGCCTGGCCAGGGCGCCGTGGCCACGCTGGAACTTCCTCTCACGTAGCAGGGCACGGCCCGCGTGGGTCCCGGAGCCGGGACCCAGCAAGAAAGGCTGACAAGACAAAGGCATTCTTCAGCCATGAGAAAATGAGACTCCCACGACGCCCCCATTCATTTCATGTCTCGGCAATTGTGTTGACTACTCCACGTCACTTATGCGAACCAGGATTTTCCTGGATGGCTGAAATATTTCAGCCACGTCGCGAATGGGAGAACTCACATGACGTACCGTCGAGCCGACGTTGCATCTTCCAGTGGGTGGCGGTGGGGCGTGGTTCTGCTGACGGCAGTGGTGGGATGTGGCCGGGAGACACAAGCGCCGGCTCCCGTGCAGGATCCCATGGAAGCACTCGAGCAAGAGACGCTGCACCAACCGCCTCCCGCCGGGTGTACGGAGATCACCCTCGGCGAGCTCGAGAATGGCATCGAGCTGTCACCCGTGAGGTATGGGCAACAGCCGACGTATCGCGGAGAGTTTTCGAACCTCGGGGATCCCGCGGTGGCGGATTCCGCGTACATCCGATTGGACGTGAACACCGCCCTGGGGCTTCATGATCTGGCCAACGGCGGCACCAACCTGTTCTCGTGCGAGCAATGCGTCTATGGCTACCAGGACGCCGGTGCGTCGACGGCGAAGACCTTCGTCGCCGAGTCGGGCAAGCTCTTCGTCGCGAGCAAGGTCTCGCCCCAGCAGACCGCCGGCGCAATCGCCAATGTGCTCTTGCGCGAGTCGGTGGCCGCTCCGCCACTCCGAGTGCCGTACACTGGAACCGCACCGGTGGAGGGCGGTGAGTGCCGATGGATCCGGTTCGCGAAGTGGAGCACGATCCGCCCCGGCGGCTGCGATCCCCGCGAAGGTGCGCTGACCACGATCCCCCCAAACCACACCTGCGTCGCCGACGACACCGTGGGCAGCGACGGTACGCTCGAAGAGTCACTGGGCACCAAGACGCAGGGACAGGCATGCACGTACACACCCGCGGCGAGCGAGGACCAGCTCGCCTCGACGGACTGCGCGCCCGGCTATGCCTGCTCCAGCGCCTACAACGACACGCGGCAGTGCCTCGCCACGTGCGACTTCATGGCGGCGGACCCGGGGTGCCCGACCGGCACGGTATGCGGCGTCTATGGCCTGTGCATCGAGCAGTCGGTCATGGAGCCCATTGGCTATCTCTTCGATCCGGCACTCATTGGCGAGACCTGTAGCGTCAACTGGGCCGAGTTCTGCGGCGTCGAGGGTGCGCGAGGCGTCTGCGTCGACCTGACACGCTCGGGCCATGGCACCTGCTACCGCTACGCACGCGCCCGCTCGGAATGCGGCGCGGGAGAAGAGCTTGGCTATGTCTCCTACCCGCTCGCCAACGGCGGGGTCGATAACACCTCCGGGTGGTGCTATCCCGACGGACTTTGAGCCGGTCGGGAACTCCCCGGGCACCCGGTGAACGGGGAGTCGAGGCACTCATTTTGTCTGGCCTTACGGGCAGCCCCTGCGCGCGCGCCCCTCGCGGACGACACGGACGAGGGTGCTCGCGGCCACTTCGCAGTCGTCCGCGGAGCAGATGGCGGACACCACCGAGACCCCATCCGCCCCGGCGGCGACGACCGCCGCGGCGTTGGCGGCGGAGATGCCACCGATGGCCACGGTCGGCACGGGCAGCAGGCGCCGCAGCCGGGTGAGCTCCTCCAGCCCGAGCGCCGGGGTGGCATCCGGCTTGGAGCCGGTGGGGAAGATGGGACCCACGCCCGCGTAGTCCACCACCGACGGATCCAACGTGGGCAGGTCTTCCGCCCCGGTGATGGACAGACCCACCAGCGCGTCGGGCCCCAGCAGCCGCCGGGCCACCTCGGGCGGCAGGTCCCCCTGCCCCACGTGCACACCGTCCGCCCCCATCGCCAGCGCCAGGTCCACCCGATCATTGACGATGAGCGGCACCCCGAGCGGCCGGAGCCGTTCGAG
Above is a window of Cystobacter fuscus DNA encoding:
- a CDS encoding SMP-30/gluconolactonase/LRE family protein, whose amino-acid sequence is MVVVLGAWLLSAPPAHIRPAEAYVLPEPSAALLAVKATGDDVGAAGVLGPTVPGHDDVVLQEERGQAFITARDGWIWRLELGSGKAERFVRTPLVASGAKFLPGDPDRMLFCASHLHGFRPEHDAAVGVYELRPSTREIRAVALRVPLPPPLKPTGGRGEGTVYPLASTPALRFADMTEANSRPLAFCNDLDISEDGQRLYVSEPYDYPGAAMGHEASFREAITLARNGRLWMFDLESQSARLVAQDFHFVDGVLLDPGSKSAQGGTGMEESILISETPKFRLLRLFVGGPKAGTAEILQEGLPGMPDGLSRDERGRIYVALYRGRPRSAAWIHANPWIKPLLLRLPPALFPISHETGYLVLDPSGRQPLYLTLHDGQRVRSISKVNPGREGIFLASFDHDNQGVHVVGYPAVLTRQQGNPPSGAASGR
- a CDS encoding trifunctional serine/threonine-protein kinase/ATP-binding protein/sensor histidine kinase, whose translation is MLDIPGYRVLGAIRAMGSNVLFQAVREADALPVIIKTPIAASPGPVENERYRREFGILQRLKDVRGVARPYACERLHERPLLLLEWVLGQPLSELTGQPMELSRFLHLAISLASTLGEVHSRNVIHKDIKPSNIIEEPSGDARLIDFGVATLQQVEHLDAAPTHLVEGTLAYMSPEQTGRMNRAVDYRTDFYSLGVTFYELLIGQRPFQGRDALEWFHAHMAQKPRPPHELNPQVPPALSAIVLKLLAKVAEERYQSAEGLKADLERCREALSQSEQEEFVLGTRDTPNRFQLPQRLYGREAQVATLLESFERVAQTSEPELLLVSGYSGIGKSSVVNELYKPVVQRRGVFLRGKFDQFQRDIPYATLAQTLRELVQQLLAGSDEELARWREQVNRAWEGKGQVLVELVPQLEILAGPQPALQELSSNEAQHRFYRVVRQFLSVFATREHPMVVFLDDLQWADPASLQLLGHLLSHPQPEAPPVLWIGAYRDNEVGPTHPLLPMLREVLAARTRLVDIRLEPLSVAQVEHLVGDALPGAEREAIAPLSALVHEKTGGNPFFLMQLLVALHQDGLLVRVPEGGWRWDAEGVRARDYSENVVDFMVGKLRQFPPGTQHLLRLAACVGTHFTLQMLGTLAGLGQLEEVEQGLEPALQESMLVRSGPEQYRFLHDRIQQAAHSLVSQEEQKAIHLRIGRLLLQSLTQEQVHESLFDVVSQLNAGVELMEEAAERHQLARLNAEAGRKAAAAVALRPALSYLEMAFTLIPGDPWETDPELAFKVRLARARCELLSSNIAETRQLTEELLSRARSRADITAAYCLKNDIGLVTGDIQGAVTCMLECLDVLGMPISRHPTQEEAIAAHDEVWALLGKRSIESLIDLPPMTDPDMKLVMGVLASLFGPAYFSDHHLLIIDLSRMVSLTLRYGFSEAAVLGICWFGVLTSSYFKRYRQGEALGQLACELIERHDLPDRRTRVLFGVQYTDYWTRPIHLVHEISLRGFRDDLQSGDYLNASFFCHMIVQNRLAMGHNLKDVYEEAVSRGEFVNKAGVVDAMDMLLSYQAYVQQMRGLSRSFDTLSGGDFDEQAFEATRQIPARMGTMRCVYWIVKLQSRFMCGAYAEALEAANKASELLWSMHGMLFLREYQFFRALSLAACFEGASPEEQRRYLEAIQVHQRQLADWAEHCPENFHALEQLVSAELARLAGRADEATRAYEEAIRSARENAAPQYVGLASELAANFWRTRQASVVAHAFAREARAAYLQWGALGKVQHLESQWPHVASSADAEEALTTHSTASTRIDALTVVKAQQAVSSEIVLENLVTTLLRAAIENAGAQSGALLLPEGNTLSVAAISGTSPEGATHELPWTILSYVRRTREHVLIGDASKPHPFSADPSLARGGARSVLCLPLMKQEQFSGALYLQNNLATNAFSPARLALLGHIASQAAISIENARLYADVQRARTELRRANEELERRVEERTRELKQAQARLVDTAREVGMAEVASNVLHNVGNVLTSAVVNLEMMRQAVGSSRVGRLKQATTLLMENQANLVEFLAEGSRGSRLPEYLSVVADELVREQTRLMEDMDAMGRHIDHIRAIVQVQQTYARNALMTEECDLAQLIDDALRIQMETLQRHGVSVQRELAVLPKVRVDKHKVLQILINLLSNARHALEAMPEGNRHLWVRLSAAGPVARIQVEDDGMGIAPEVKGKLFTHGFTTHKNGHGFGLHSSALAAQILNGRLTLESNGPGQGAVATLELPLT
- the thiE gene encoding thiamine phosphate synthase; translated protein: MTRRVPDLSVYLVTDRLLSRGRGLVDVVLAAVRGGATLVQLRDKDVPARETLALGRALLERLRPLGVPLIVNDRVDLALAMGADGVHVGQGDLPPEVARRLLGPDALVGLSITGAEDLPTLDPSVVDYAGVGPIFPTGSKPDATPALGLEELTRLRRLLPVPTVAIGGISAANAAAVVAAGADGVSVVSAICSADDCEVAASTLVRVVREGRARRGCP